One Candidatus Devosia phytovorans genomic window carries:
- a CDS encoding glutathione S-transferase family protein has product MLKVLGRITSINVRKVLWALDELGLSYDREDWGLPLRDPKVPEFLALNPNGQVPVLIEGDLVLWESNAILIHLALQEGKLLPADLGQRGLALQWLVWQATELNPPWGYAVNALIRKTPGYDDADKVATSIRNWGLRMAILEAELAKGEGDFIVGRELSIADIVLGLSVHRWVSLPAEKPAFPAIDAYYERLKTREAAAPWMGPETP; this is encoded by the coding sequence ATGCTGAAGGTTCTGGGACGCATAACCTCGATCAACGTTCGAAAAGTGCTCTGGGCGCTCGACGAACTGGGGTTGAGCTACGATCGCGAGGACTGGGGTCTGCCACTGCGCGATCCCAAGGTGCCAGAATTTCTTGCCCTCAATCCCAACGGGCAGGTGCCAGTTTTAATCGAAGGCGACCTCGTGCTGTGGGAAAGCAATGCAATCCTGATCCATCTGGCGCTGCAGGAGGGCAAGCTTTTGCCGGCAGACCTCGGGCAGCGCGGGCTGGCGCTGCAGTGGCTGGTGTGGCAGGCGACCGAACTCAATCCGCCCTGGGGCTATGCCGTCAACGCGCTGATCCGCAAGACGCCGGGTTATGACGATGCCGACAAGGTGGCAACGTCCATCCGCAACTGGGGCCTGCGCATGGCAATCCTTGAGGCAGAGCTGGCGAAGGGCGAGGGTGATTTCATCGTGGGCCGTGAGCTGAGCATTGCCGATATCGTGCTGGGCCTGTCCGTGCACCGCTGGGTGTCGTTGCCGGCGGAGAAGCCGGCTTTCCCAGCCATTGACGCTTACTACGAGCGGCTCAAGACGCGTGAAGCCGCTGCGCCGTGGATGGGGCCCGAAACGCCATAA
- a CDS encoding DUF1153 domain-containing protein: protein MTVQMRPRVKYVIGPDGSPLTIADLPPANTRRWVIRRKAEVVAAVRGGLLSLEEACDRYTLSVDEFLNWQAAIDKHGLAGLRTTWIQHYREG from the coding sequence ATGACCGTACAAATGCGTCCTCGCGTTAAGTACGTTATCGGACCGGACGGAAGTCCGCTCACGATCGCAGACCTCCCCCCGGCGAATACCCGGAGGTGGGTCATCCGCCGCAAAGCCGAAGTCGTCGCAGCAGTGCGCGGCGGTTTGCTCAGCCTCGAAGAGGCCTGCGACCGCTACACACTAAGCGTCGATGAATTCCTCAATTGGCAGGCCGCCATCGACAAGCATGGCCTTGCCGGTCTGCGGACCACCTGGATCCAGCACTACCGCGAAGGCTAG
- a CDS encoding flagellar hook assembly protein FlgD, translated as MAVSGVSSTSTTSSVDTSRATIADNFDTFLSILTTQLKNQNPLDPMDTNQFTQQLVQFTGVEQQLKTNQFLETLMLSSQNTAKSDAVSYIGKEVTSTGKTGELTDSEAVFWAYSADANAANATISIKDSKGQTVYTQTGPLNSGPGTFRWDGIGTDGTMKPNGTYTIDIQGKDGNGQAVKISTASIGVVTGVDFTGDVPVLTVGSRRVSITDVSDVRVPDVTKPTTPTTPTTPEEDDTTA; from the coding sequence ATGGCAGTCAGCGGTGTTTCCAGCACGAGTACCACCAGTTCCGTCGACACGTCGCGTGCGACCATTGCGGACAATTTCGACACGTTCCTCAGCATCCTGACCACCCAGCTGAAGAACCAGAACCCGCTCGATCCCATGGACACCAACCAGTTCACCCAGCAACTGGTGCAGTTCACCGGCGTCGAGCAGCAGCTCAAGACCAACCAGTTCCTCGAAACCCTGATGCTGTCGAGCCAGAACACGGCCAAGTCCGACGCCGTCTCCTATATCGGCAAGGAAGTGACCTCCACCGGCAAGACCGGCGAGCTGACTGACAGCGAAGCGGTGTTCTGGGCCTATAGCGCCGACGCCAATGCCGCCAATGCCACCATCAGCATCAAGGACTCAAAGGGCCAGACGGTCTACACCCAGACCGGGCCCCTCAATTCCGGCCCCGGCACCTTCCGCTGGGATGGTATCGGCACCGACGGCACGATGAAGCCGAACGGCACCTATACGATCGATATCCAGGGCAAGGATGGCAACGGCCAGGCCGTCAAGATTTCCACCGCCTCGATCGGCGTCGTTACCGGCGTCGACTTCACCGGCGATGTCCCGGTCCTGACCGTCGGCTCCCGCCGCGTCTCCATTACCGACGTCAGCGACGTCCGCGTTCCCGACGTGACCAAGCCGACAACGCCAACCACGCCCACGACGCCGGAAGAAGACGACACGACCGCCTAA
- a CDS encoding flagellar hook-length control protein FliK, protein MATQLNITSSTSAGFNTGKSNGASNANKGEDVFAALLGVVAPKSEPVAKSEPVTKSTTQVTRSAETTVKTASNQSQGDKPLPEDPEAIAAPVEAQTPIQPVEAEEPKLTELVEGLADLKAKLEAGAPLTEDELAKLDSLLTDLAQALGVDLSNMPSAEQLAAMVANASAAGAPDTLTNQLTEAFGPLASALEGHVEPNASADFSAQIKSVGDKLAAILAALNEGDVDPDALAEMDSELTFDAELKAALERALKPTTVEVPEPVLAKPALDMKETDIGIKAGATTETKPEAELAKASNAELKVQPAQDGQDKANNGNEQKSDDRKPIETRPDAKPVAAATQTATEQQVDPTATPQPIQQARVDLVAAPRVVQAGYQTSQQQLNLPQLAFEMVRQVSEGNTRFQIRLDPADLGKIDVRLDIDASGQVNARLSVEKAETLDLMQRDQKALERALQQAGLDSSKTNLEFSLKQNPFSGGDQGQNGNGRNPLFGGNTGGEVDEAPLPAVSLYRGNLSASGVNIIA, encoded by the coding sequence TTGGCAACTCAACTGAACATCACCAGCAGCACCTCGGCCGGTTTCAATACCGGCAAGAGCAACGGCGCGAGCAATGCCAACAAGGGCGAGGACGTGTTCGCCGCCCTGCTGGGTGTCGTCGCGCCCAAGAGTGAGCCTGTCGCCAAGAGCGAACCCGTCACCAAGAGCACGACGCAGGTCACCCGCAGCGCCGAAACCACCGTCAAGACCGCGTCCAACCAGAGCCAGGGGGACAAGCCCCTGCCCGAGGATCCCGAAGCCATTGCGGCCCCGGTCGAGGCACAGACGCCGATCCAGCCTGTCGAAGCCGAAGAGCCCAAGCTGACCGAACTGGTCGAAGGTCTCGCCGATCTCAAGGCCAAGCTCGAAGCCGGCGCGCCGCTGACCGAAGACGAGCTGGCCAAGCTCGACAGCCTGCTGACCGACCTCGCCCAGGCGCTGGGCGTCGACCTTTCCAACATGCCCTCGGCCGAACAGCTGGCAGCCATGGTGGCCAATGCCTCTGCTGCGGGCGCGCCCGACACGCTGACCAATCAGCTCACCGAAGCCTTTGGTCCGCTGGCATCAGCCCTTGAAGGCCATGTCGAGCCCAATGCCAGCGCCGATTTTTCCGCCCAGATCAAATCCGTCGGCGACAAGCTGGCGGCGATCCTTGCCGCTCTCAATGAAGGCGACGTCGATCCCGACGCCCTTGCCGAAATGGACAGCGAGCTGACCTTCGATGCCGAGCTCAAGGCTGCGCTCGAACGCGCCCTGAAGCCAACGACCGTCGAGGTCCCCGAACCCGTTCTCGCCAAGCCGGCGCTGGACATGAAGGAAACCGACATCGGCATCAAGGCCGGCGCCACGACGGAGACCAAGCCCGAGGCCGAACTGGCCAAGGCGTCGAACGCCGAGCTCAAGGTCCAGCCGGCGCAGGACGGCCAGGACAAGGCCAATAATGGCAACGAGCAGAAGTCCGATGACCGCAAGCCCATCGAGACCAGACCCGATGCCAAGCCGGTGGCCGCTGCGACCCAGACGGCGACGGAACAGCAGGTCGACCCGACGGCCACGCCCCAGCCCATCCAGCAGGCCCGCGTCGATCTCGTCGCCGCCCCGCGCGTGGTACAGGCCGGCTATCAGACCAGCCAGCAGCAGCTCAATCTGCCCCAGCTGGCCTTCGAAATGGTCCGCCAGGTCAGCGAAGGCAACACTCGTTTCCAGATCCGTCTCGACCCTGCCGACCTCGGCAAGATCGACGTGCGGCTCGATATCGACGCCTCCGGTCAGGTCAATGCCCGCCTGAGCGTCGAAAAGGCGGAAACGCTCGACCTGATGCAGCGCGACCAGAAAGCTCTGGAACGCGCCCTGCAGCAGGCGGGTTTGGATAGTTCAAAGACCAATCTCGAATTCTCGCTGAAGCAGAACCCCTTCAGCGGCGGCGATCAGGGCCAGAATGGCAACGGTCGCAATCCCCTGTTCGGGGGCAATACGGGCGGCGAGGTCGACGAGGCCCCGCTACCCGCCGTCAGCCTCTACCGCGGCAACCTGAGTGCCAGCGGCGTCAACATCATCGCGTAA
- the mnmA gene encoding tRNA 2-thiouridine(34) synthase MnmA yields MLNSLDIAKRPEDTRVVVAMSGGVDSSVVAGLLARQGYDVVGVTLQLYDHGEAVHRKGACCAGQDIHDARRVAATLGIPHYVLDYEERFKRSVIAPFANAYQQGETPVPCIACNQSVKFVDLMEVARDLGADVLATGHYVQSRLGEDGRRQLFRPVDAERDQTYFLFATTQNQLDFLRFPLGGMGKAEVRELARDMGLEIAEKHDSQDICFVPQGKYADIIRKMHPEAVATGEIVHLDGRVLGQHEGIVNYTIGQRKGLGVAAAEPLYVIKLEHKTGRVIVGPREALKTHTVRLRDVNWLGAQPLAELSAGNGAPVEVKVRSTRGPQPAVIQMQGDEVFVTLVSGEYGISPGQACVFYADDTATSEVWGGGFIAEAVPQVFAAA; encoded by the coding sequence ATGTTGAACTCGCTTGATATTGCCAAGCGTCCCGAAGACACGCGCGTTGTCGTTGCGATGTCGGGGGGCGTGGATTCCTCGGTCGTGGCGGGCCTGCTGGCCCGGCAAGGCTACGACGTCGTCGGCGTCACGCTGCAGCTTTACGATCATGGCGAGGCGGTGCACCGAAAGGGCGCCTGCTGCGCCGGCCAGGATATCCATGATGCGCGCCGCGTGGCGGCGACCCTGGGCATTCCCCACTACGTGCTGGACTATGAAGAGCGCTTCAAGCGATCGGTGATCGCGCCTTTCGCCAATGCCTATCAGCAGGGCGAAACGCCGGTGCCCTGCATTGCCTGCAATCAGTCGGTCAAGTTCGTCGACCTGATGGAAGTGGCGCGCGACCTCGGCGCCGACGTGCTGGCCACCGGCCATTATGTGCAGTCGCGCCTCGGCGAAGATGGTCGCCGCCAGCTGTTCCGCCCGGTCGATGCCGAGCGCGACCAGACCTATTTCCTGTTTGCCACCACGCAGAACCAGCTCGATTTCCTGCGCTTTCCGCTTGGCGGCATGGGTAAGGCCGAGGTGCGCGAGCTGGCGCGCGACATGGGGCTGGAGATCGCCGAGAAGCACGATAGCCAGGACATCTGCTTCGTGCCGCAGGGCAAATATGCCGACATCATCCGCAAGATGCATCCCGAAGCGGTGGCGACGGGCGAGATCGTCCATCTCGACGGCCGCGTGCTGGGCCAGCATGAGGGCATCGTCAATTACACGATCGGTCAGCGCAAGGGGCTGGGCGTCGCTGCGGCCGAGCCGCTCTATGTGATCAAGCTCGAGCACAAGACGGGCCGGGTGATCGTCGGTCCGCGCGAGGCGCTCAAGACCCATACGGTGCGCCTGCGCGACGTGAACTGGCTGGGTGCGCAGCCGCTGGCCGAGCTTTCGGCGGGCAATGGTGCGCCGGTGGAAGTCAAGGTGCGCTCGACGCGCGGGCCGCAGCCGGCGGTGATCCAGATGCAGGGCGACGAGGTGTTCGTGACGCTGGTCTCGGGCGAATACGGTATTTCGCCGGGGCAGGCCTGCGTGTTCTATGCCGATGACACGGCGACCTCGGAAGTCTGGGGCGGCGGCTTCATTGCGGAAGCCGTGCCACAGGTGTTTGCCGCAGCCTGA
- the dgt gene encoding dNTP triphosphohydrolase, translating into MARMDWTRLLSAERLGDKTYQANPNRSIFVQDHDRIVFSAPFRRLANKTQVQPLYENDHVHHRLIHSIEVSSVGRSLAMRIGQWLVEKGEIEPARMHDLADIIQAACVAHDIGNPPFGHSGEDAMGSWFAEHFATSRGPLSRLPPELQHQFNAFEGNAQGFRILTRLEMYRGEGGMRLTKATLGAFTKYPVTAADRIGLPKDYIGLKKFGVFQSDLSQFAEVAQGVGLIEKDRHWIRHPLVFLMEAADDITYNIVDLEDAFTTGELTHDAVHQILITLGRPPSMTPLDMTQAEDIARLRARTIGYAIDACVEAFIANYDAIMDGTFSGDLVGASGLGAGFAEIRKLAKERIFTASRKTELEVSGRRIIANVLGGILPVYEEVAAKNWQADDLSNRSRQLVRALSLDLRDVKDEQSALHAMADFTSGMTDRYALRISRMLSGT; encoded by the coding sequence ATGGCGCGCATGGACTGGACGCGGCTGCTCTCGGCCGAACGCCTGGGCGACAAGACCTATCAGGCCAATCCCAATCGCTCGATCTTCGTGCAGGATCACGACCGCATCGTCTTCTCCGCGCCCTTCCGGCGTCTCGCCAACAAGACCCAGGTGCAGCCGCTCTACGAAAACGACCATGTGCACCACCGCCTGATCCACTCGATCGAAGTCTCGAGCGTCGGCCGGTCGCTGGCCATGCGCATCGGCCAATGGCTGGTGGAAAAGGGCGAAATCGAACCCGCCCGCATGCATGACCTGGCCGACATCATCCAGGCTGCCTGCGTCGCCCATGACATCGGCAACCCGCCCTTCGGCCATTCCGGCGAAGACGCCATGGGAAGCTGGTTTGCCGAGCATTTCGCCACGTCCCGCGGACCCCTGTCCCGACTGCCACCCGAGCTGCAGCACCAGTTCAACGCCTTCGAGGGCAATGCCCAGGGATTCCGCATCCTGACCCGGCTCGAAATGTATCGCGGCGAAGGCGGCATGCGGCTGACCAAGGCGACGCTGGGCGCCTTCACCAAATATCCGGTGACCGCCGCCGACCGCATCGGCCTGCCCAAGGACTATATCGGCCTCAAGAAATTCGGCGTCTTCCAGTCCGATCTCAGCCAGTTCGCCGAAGTCGCGCAAGGCGTCGGCCTCATCGAGAAGGACCGCCACTGGATCCGCCATCCGCTGGTCTTCCTGATGGAGGCTGCCGATGACATCACCTACAATATCGTCGATCTCGAAGACGCCTTCACCACCGGCGAGCTGACCCATGATGCGGTGCATCAGATCCTGATCACCCTGGGCCGTCCGCCCAGCATGACCCCGCTCGACATGACCCAGGCCGAGGACATTGCCCGCTTGCGCGCCCGCACCATCGGCTATGCCATCGATGCCTGCGTCGAGGCCTTCATCGCCAACTACGATGCCATCATGGACGGGACCTTCTCCGGCGACCTAGTGGGCGCCAGTGGTCTCGGCGCTGGCTTTGCCGAGATCCGCAAGCTGGCCAAGGAGCGCATTTTCACCGCCAGCCGCAAGACCGAGCTGGAAGTCTCGGGCCGCCGCATAATCGCCAATGTGCTGGGCGGCATCCTGCCGGTCTATGAGGAAGTCGCAGCCAAGAACTGGCAGGCGGATGATCTCTCCAATCGCTCCCGCCAGCTCGTCCGCGCCCTCTCGCTCGACCTGCGCGACGTCAAGGACGAACAAAGCGCCCTCCACGCCATGGCCGATTTCACCTCCGGCATGACCGACCGCTACGCCCTGCGCATTTCGCGCATGCTGTCAGGCACCTAG
- a CDS encoding RNA polymerase sigma factor has translation MTRALVVRAQNGDAEAFGELIEDHYDLIHRTAWKWCGNRADAEDVAQDVCVKLGAAIKGFDHRSAFSSWVYRITLNAVRDMQRAGKRRGKYADAYAEVTPEDQPADQEEAATSAQLWEAVRALPEKQRDAVLLVYAEELSHAAAAEIMGIREATVSWHVHEARKTLRGLL, from the coding sequence CTGACGCGGGCGCTTGTGGTGCGGGCGCAGAATGGCGATGCGGAAGCCTTTGGCGAGCTGATCGAAGATCACTATGACCTGATCCATCGCACGGCGTGGAAATGGTGCGGCAATCGGGCCGATGCCGAGGATGTTGCCCAGGATGTCTGCGTCAAGCTCGGCGCCGCAATCAAGGGATTTGACCATCGATCGGCGTTTTCGAGCTGGGTCTATCGCATCACGCTGAACGCGGTGCGAGACATGCAGCGGGCCGGCAAAAGGCGGGGCAAATATGCAGACGCCTATGCCGAAGTGACGCCGGAGGATCAGCCGGCGGACCAGGAAGAGGCGGCGACCAGTGCCCAGTTGTGGGAGGCCGTGCGGGCCCTGCCGGAGAAGCAGCGCGACGCGGTGTTGCTGGTCTATGCCGAGGAACTGAGCCATGCGGCGGCGGCCGAGATCATGGGCATACGGGAGGCGACTGTCTCCTGGCATGTGCATGAGGCACGCAAGACCCTGAGGGGGCTGCTATGA